A stretch of the Pirellulales bacterium genome encodes the following:
- a CDS encoding ABC transporter ATP-binding protein, which produces MAETIIDIRELTYSYGRTAVLRGVNLQVPRGAVVGLMGTNGAGKSTLIKCLLGLLRADAGRTEILGSDSWDLPPAAKARLGYVPQVVYLYSWMKVRHVIAYTASFYANWDSAWAGELARRWRVPLDTRVQALSTGQLQAVALVLALGHRPDLLLLDEPVASLDPIARRDFLRSVLELTEEHSRTVLFSTHITSDLERVATHVAILLEGRIAHFCELDELKDRVKRLRLTGAGSFPADFVVPGALRTKVDGASALAAVPNVTPELLDDLREKWDAEVRVEDLNLEEIFVELNGHA; this is translated from the coding sequence GTGGCTGAAACGATCATCGACATCCGTGAGCTGACGTACAGCTACGGTCGCACGGCGGTGCTACGCGGAGTCAATCTGCAAGTTCCGCGCGGCGCCGTGGTCGGACTCATGGGGACCAACGGGGCAGGCAAAAGCACCTTGATCAAGTGCCTGCTGGGCCTGCTGCGCGCCGATGCGGGGCGGACCGAAATTCTCGGATCCGATTCGTGGGATTTGCCACCAGCGGCCAAGGCACGACTCGGCTATGTTCCGCAAGTCGTGTACTTGTACTCGTGGATGAAGGTCCGGCACGTGATCGCTTACACGGCATCGTTTTATGCGAATTGGGACTCGGCCTGGGCCGGCGAGTTGGCCCGACGTTGGCGCGTGCCCCTCGACACGCGTGTGCAAGCACTATCGACCGGCCAGCTTCAGGCCGTGGCGCTGGTGCTGGCGCTTGGGCATCGGCCCGACCTACTGTTGCTCGACGAGCCGGTGGCCAGCCTCGACCCCATTGCGCGTCGTGACTTCTTACGATCGGTTCTCGAGCTGACCGAAGAGCATTCGCGGACGGTGCTGTTTTCGACGCATATTACTTCAGACCTGGAACGCGTAGCCACGCACGTGGCAATTCTATTGGAGGGGCGGATCGCGCACTTTTGCGAACTCGACGAGCTCAAGGACCGCGTGAAGCGGTTGCGGCTGACCGGCGCTGGCAGCTTTCCGGCCGATTTCGTCGTGCCCGGTGCTCTGCGCACCAAAGTCGACGGGGCCAGCGCACTGGCCGCGGTGCCGAATGTCACGCCCGAGCTGCTCGACGATTTGCGCGAGAAATGGGATGCCGAAGTGCGGGTCGAGGATTTAAATCTGGAAGAGATCTTCGTGGAGCTGAACGGTCATGCCTAG
- a CDS encoding GntR family transcriptional regulator: MTDASLEFQIQPSSGIPIYRQIMDQVRALAASERLRSGQMLPSIRQLATDLEVNMMTVSKAYARLEAEGIVERVRGTGMRVRPATTPGSVIDRQKELRPLADAMVTRAMQLNLTEQQIVAVVRTVLKERQTWLKRSSTSVS, from the coding sequence GTGACGGATGCTTCGCTCGAATTTCAGATTCAGCCTTCTTCGGGGATACCGATCTACCGTCAGATCATGGATCAAGTTCGTGCGCTTGCCGCCAGCGAACGGCTGCGTTCGGGTCAGATGCTGCCCAGCATCCGCCAACTCGCCACCGATCTGGAAGTGAACATGATGACAGTGTCGAAGGCGTACGCGCGGCTCGAGGCCGAGGGGATTGTCGAGCGGGTTCGCGGCACCGGCATGCGCGTGCGACCTGCCACGACGCCGGGCAGCGTGATCGATCGGCAAAAAGAGTTACGCCCTCTGGCCGACGCGATGGTAACGCGCGCCATGCAGTTGAACCTGACGGAACAACAAATCGTTGCCGTGGTGCGCACCGTACTCAAGGAGCGACAAACGTGGCTGAAACGATCATCGACATCCGTGAGCTGA